In one window of Chryseobacterium sp. JV274 DNA:
- a CDS encoding patatin-like phospholipase family protein: MTSENLNKIMEDSSLSQASKDKLAALHENISAKEFSDLLDQSGNQYIEFVQEGGGVWGSALVGYLYGLEIFGIRFLKVAGTSAGAINTMLIAACKTKEEPKSELIKDILFSWDFSDFMDGKTYVKTTLHAMLNNKDFFKINAIIAAILFIILISIPFLVSSATILNAKLMFLIPLIPAVILFFCIQKLYNNFRKENSGLNPGNVFQNTMQNALDQFGIKTVAHLNEKFIQKERNLNLNYRYGNGQEYYIVTLQNIEKIKIKNKEHIDQTRYRIFYESALNNDYYKNNPFYLLKSEYVVITTDINAKIKVELPTMANLYWSEEELKHISPAEFVRASMAVPFFFEPFQKQINKDDSSVKYAWRYWMNTKPEDINPAGVFIDGGSISNFPIDLFHADEVFYPRMPLFGVQLTSDSAILSERGKTSAEIMKTPFSYAGNIISTLKGFNDKTFLTKHTFYRLYSIQSVNCGTSSWLNFFMKKEEKEELFNRGFQAALDFLNGFDWEKYKYERMMLTMKEKKILKEEDTPTVG, translated from the coding sequence ATGACCTCCGAAAACCTCAACAAAATCATGGAAGATTCTTCTCTTTCGCAGGCCTCCAAAGATAAACTGGCTGCTTTGCATGAGAATATATCTGCCAAAGAATTCTCTGATCTCCTGGATCAGTCTGGGAATCAGTATATAGAGTTTGTGCAGGAAGGTGGTGGTGTCTGGGGAAGTGCACTGGTAGGCTATCTTTACGGACTGGAAATATTTGGTATCCGTTTTCTGAAAGTAGCCGGAACGAGTGCCGGAGCCATTAATACGATGCTCATTGCGGCCTGTAAAACCAAAGAAGAGCCCAAAAGTGAGCTTATCAAAGATATCCTTTTCAGCTGGGATTTTTCCGATTTTATGGATGGAAAAACTTATGTAAAAACGACGCTGCATGCAATGCTTAACAATAAGGATTTTTTTAAGATCAATGCCATTATTGCTGCGATCCTGTTCATTATCCTGATCAGTATTCCTTTTTTGGTTTCTTCAGCTACTATACTGAATGCCAAACTGATGTTTTTGATTCCTCTGATTCCGGCTGTCATTCTCTTTTTCTGCATTCAAAAACTGTATAATAATTTTAGGAAAGAAAACAGCGGTCTCAATCCCGGAAATGTTTTCCAGAATACCATGCAAAATGCACTGGATCAATTTGGAATCAAAACGGTGGCCCACCTCAACGAGAAATTTATTCAGAAAGAACGGAATCTTAACCTCAACTACCGGTATGGAAACGGTCAGGAATATTATATAGTGACTCTGCAGAATATCGAAAAGATTAAAATAAAAAATAAGGAACATATTGATCAGACCCGATATCGAATTTTCTATGAAAGTGCCCTCAATAATGATTATTATAAAAACAATCCGTTTTACCTTCTCAAATCTGAATATGTTGTCATTACCACCGATATCAATGCTAAAATTAAGGTGGAACTTCCTACAATGGCCAATCTCTATTGGTCCGAAGAGGAACTGAAGCACATCAGCCCGGCGGAATTTGTAAGAGCATCTATGGCTGTTCCTTTTTTCTTTGAACCTTTTCAGAAACAGATCAATAAAGATGACAGCTCTGTAAAATACGCCTGGAGATATTGGATGAATACCAAACCGGAAGATATCAACCCTGCCGGGGTTTTCATTGATGGAGGCAGTATTTCCAACTTTCCTATTGACCTGTTTCATGCCGATGAAGTTTTTTATCCAAGAATGCCTCTTTTCGGAGTACAGCTGACTAGTGATTCTGCTATTCTTTCGGAAAGAGGGAAAACCAGTGCAGAAATCATGAAAACACCCTTCAGCTATGCCGGAAATATCATCAGTACGTTGAAAGGTTTTAATGACAAAACTTTCCTTACCAAACATACTTTTTACCGTTTATACAGTATACAGAGTGTGAACTGCGGTACCAGCAGCTGGCTGAATTTCTTTATGAAAAAAGAGGAAAAGGAAGAACTTTTCAACAGAGGTTTCCAGGCAGCCCTTGATTTTCTCAATGGTTTCGACTGGGAAAAATACAAATATGAACGCATGATGCTCACCATGAAAGAGAAGAAAATACTGAAAGAAGAGGATACGCCGACGGTGGGATAA
- a CDS encoding alpha/beta hydrolase yields MKSLFSIIFIVCSIVLNAQNLYSKAYGNPKNIPVIFIHGGPSGNATLFEGTTAQKLADKGFYVIVYDRRGEGRSKDENATMTFKESFEDLKGIYTAYHIKKANILAHSFGGIIGTLFTSQFPEKVNSLTLAGALFTQQETYDHILKQAKEHFKNDSVQLKEISEIENLDKNSAAYRKRCYEMAGKLSFFDMPNPTPKSEMLRNEYKAGEFYKNNIRNPDSPLKFYKNETLNNLDNTPVLKDIRKKGIPIFAVYGKDDGIFSEKQLNDLKNIVGVKNFRLIDNCSHYLFVDQQEDFLQFIKLTLK; encoded by the coding sequence ATGAAATCACTGTTTTCTATTATCTTTATTGTATGTTCTATTGTTTTAAATGCACAGAATCTATATTCTAAAGCCTATGGAAATCCAAAAAACATTCCTGTTATTTTTATTCATGGAGGACCGAGCGGAAATGCCACTTTATTTGAAGGAACTACAGCTCAAAAGCTGGCTGATAAAGGATTTTATGTCATTGTCTATGACAGACGCGGTGAAGGCCGTTCAAAAGATGAAAATGCCACTATGACTTTTAAAGAAAGTTTTGAAGATTTAAAAGGAATTTACACAGCTTATCATATTAAAAAAGCAAATATTCTTGCTCACAGTTTCGGTGGAATTATCGGGACTCTATTCACTTCACAATTTCCTGAAAAAGTAAATTCTCTGACTCTTGCCGGAGCTTTATTTACCCAGCAGGAAACTTATGATCATATTTTAAAACAGGCAAAAGAACATTTTAAAAATGATTCTGTACAGCTCAAAGAGATTTCGGAAATAGAAAATCTGGATAAAAATTCTGCGGCCTATAGAAAAAGATGTTATGAAATGGCCGGTAAGCTGAGTTTCTTCGATATGCCCAATCCTACTCCCAAAAGTGAAATGCTGAGAAACGAATACAAGGCAGGTGAGTTTTATAAAAACAATATAAGAAATCCTGATTCACCCCTTAAATTCTATAAAAATGAAACTCTGAACAATCTGGATAATACTCCCGTTCTAAAAGACATCCGAAAAAAAGGAATTCCCATTTTTGCAGTGTATGGCAAGGATGACGGAATATTTTCAGAAAAACAGCTGAATGATCTTAAAAATATCGTTGGGGTGAAAAATTTCAGACTTATCGACAACTGTTCCCATTATTTATTTGTAGACCAGCAGGAGGATTTTTTACAATTTATTAAGCTTACATTAAAATAA
- a CDS encoding thioredoxin family protein — MKKIAILSSIFIGVLAWAQGIKFEDGNFASILAKAKKEKKLVFIDAYASWCGPCKLMVKNIFPLQSVGEYYNSHFINAKIDMEKGEGIELAKKYNVKAFPTYLFIDGNGEAVHRTLGYVEEKDFIQFAKDAEDPNKRLTSLKEQFEKGEKDPEFLKNLAGLTMYNDAEFAGKVLNRYFQQKPSLDQEDVQMLLSGVQTIDSPLYKIFQDKKADIVKFFPEDKYEKFDKNIKLNTVSKKAYNADTKKWDDNYFMSETQKFLSKEEADKILKRMKANRALKNKDIPEYEKLIIDLYKDYSAAGSEELNSLAWNFFENVSNKTSLEKAIAWAQESVKKDQNFANTDTLANLYNKIGDKKNAKTWAEKSIELAKSTGQDSTDTEKLLKSL; from the coding sequence ATGAAAAAAATAGCAATACTTTCCTCAATCTTTATAGGAGTTCTTGCATGGGCACAGGGAATTAAATTTGAAGACGGCAATTTTGCGTCTATCCTTGCCAAAGCAAAAAAAGAAAAAAAACTGGTCTTTATAGATGCATATGCTTCATGGTGTGGACCTTGTAAACTGATGGTAAAAAATATCTTCCCACTTCAGTCTGTGGGTGAATACTATAATTCTCACTTCATCAATGCTAAAATTGACATGGAAAAAGGTGAAGGAATTGAGTTGGCTAAAAAATATAATGTAAAAGCATTCCCTACTTACCTGTTTATTGATGGAAACGGTGAAGCAGTACACAGAACGTTAGGATATGTTGAAGAAAAAGACTTTATCCAGTTTGCCAAAGATGCCGAAGATCCAAACAAAAGACTGACTTCTTTAAAAGAGCAGTTTGAAAAAGGAGAAAAAGATCCTGAGTTTCTAAAGAATCTTGCAGGACTTACAATGTATAATGATGCTGAGTTTGCCGGTAAAGTACTTAACCGTTATTTCCAGCAGAAACCAAGTTTAGATCAGGAAGATGTTCAAATGCTTCTTTCAGGGGTTCAAACTATAGACAGCCCTTTGTACAAAATTTTTCAGGATAAGAAAGCGGATATCGTTAAATTCTTCCCGGAAGATAAGTATGAAAAGTTTGACAAAAACATCAAGTTGAATACCGTTTCCAAAAAAGCATATAATGCAGATACAAAAAAATGGGACGACAACTATTTCATGTCTGAAACTCAGAAATTCCTAAGCAAAGAAGAGGCTGACAAGATCTTAAAAAGAATGAAAGCCAACAGAGCTTTAAAGAATAAAGATATTCCTGAGTATGAAAAATTGATCATTGACTTATACAAAGACTATTCTGCAGCAGGTTCTGAAGAACTGAATTCTCTTGCGTGGAACTTCTTTGAAAACGTAAGCAATAAAACATCTCTTGAAAAAGCAATTGCATGGGCACAGGAATCTGTAAAGAAAGATCAGAACTTTGCTAATACAGATACTCTGGCAAATCTTTACAATAAGATTGGGGATAAGAAAAATGCAAAAACATGGGCTGAAAAATCTATTGAGCTTGCAAAAAGTACAGGACAGGATTCTACTGATACCGAAAAATTATTGAAAAGCCTTTAA
- a CDS encoding 3-oxoacyl-ACP synthase III family protein, whose protein sequence is MIKSTIKGVGFYVPDNVVTNDDLAKLMTTNDEWITERTGIKERRHRKNRNDAQETTAYLAFKASEKAIQNAGLTSKDIDFIVFATLSPDYYFPGSGVLLQDMLGCDTIGALDVRNQCSGFVYSMSVANAFIKSGTYKNILVVGAEVHSFGLDFSDEGRGVSVIFGDGAGAVVLSASEDENSGDILAVNMHSEGKYADELCTQFPGSKFGWSDRMRKEPENVTNKEVYPIMNGNFVFKHAVTRFPETMMEALNKAGKTVEDLDMFIPHQANLRIAQFVQDKFGLPNEKVFNNIQKYGNTTAASIPIALSEAIEQGKIKRGDLVLLSAFGSGFTWGSVLFEY, encoded by the coding sequence ATGATTAAAAGTACAATAAAAGGTGTGGGATTTTATGTTCCAGATAACGTTGTTACAAATGATGATTTAGCAAAACTAATGACGACCAATGATGAATGGATTACGGAAAGAACGGGTATCAAGGAACGCAGACATAGAAAAAACAGGAATGACGCTCAGGAAACTACTGCTTATTTAGCGTTTAAAGCCTCAGAAAAAGCCATTCAGAACGCAGGTCTTACCTCAAAAGATATTGATTTTATTGTTTTTGCAACCCTTTCTCCGGATTACTATTTTCCTGGGAGCGGAGTATTGCTTCAGGATATGTTGGGATGCGATACAATTGGAGCACTGGACGTGAGAAATCAATGTTCGGGATTTGTATATTCTATGAGTGTTGCCAATGCATTTATTAAATCAGGTACTTATAAAAATATTCTTGTTGTAGGAGCGGAGGTTCACTCTTTCGGATTAGATTTTTCTGATGAAGGCAGAGGAGTTTCTGTTATTTTCGGAGATGGAGCAGGAGCAGTTGTACTTTCAGCTTCAGAAGATGAAAATTCAGGAGATATTTTAGCGGTGAATATGCATTCTGAAGGTAAATATGCAGACGAACTTTGTACGCAGTTCCCGGGTTCAAAATTCGGATGGAGTGACAGAATGAGAAAAGAGCCTGAAAATGTAACCAACAAAGAAGTATACCCAATCATGAACGGTAACTTCGTGTTCAAACATGCGGTGACAAGGTTTCCTGAAACGATGATGGAAGCATTGAACAAAGCAGGGAAAACAGTTGAAGATCTAGATATGTTCATTCCGCACCAGGCGAATCTTAGAATTGCTCAGTTTGTACAGGATAAATTCGGATTACCGAATGAAAAAGTCTTTAACAATATTCAGAAATACGGAAATACAACCGCTGCTTCTATTCCTATTGCTTTAAGTGAAGCGATTGAACAAGGGAAAATTAAAAGAGGTGATTTGGTACTTCTTTCAGCTTTCGGAAGCGGATTTACCTGGGGAAGTGTGCTGTTTGAATACTAA
- a CDS encoding winged helix-turn-helix transcriptional regulator encodes MTKIKETSTNFANKKALADECPEIYASNIIGGQWALAICCYLINGKMRFGELRKKLQNITERMLTLQLRRLEEDKIITRTVFAEVPPRVEYELTEIGYKLKPIILEFEKWGNEHKEVVNKATKND; translated from the coding sequence ATGACTAAAATAAAGGAAACTTCAACGAATTTTGCCAATAAAAAAGCGCTTGCTGATGAATGTCCGGAAATCTATGCTTCCAACATTATCGGGGGACAATGGGCATTGGCTATCTGCTGTTATCTGATCAATGGAAAAATGAGATTCGGAGAACTGAGAAAAAAGCTTCAGAATATTACAGAGCGTATGCTTACTCTTCAGCTTCGCAGGCTGGAGGAGGACAAAATCATTACCAGAACAGTATTTGCCGAAGTTCCTCCAAGGGTAGAATATGAGCTTACAGAAATCGGGTACAAGCTGAAACCCATTATCCTCGAGTTTGAAAAATGGGGAAATGAGCATAAAGAAGTAGTGAATAAAGCTACAAAGAATGATTGA
- a CDS encoding AraC family transcriptional regulator → MSKNILKFLFLLVTAVPIFAQKKNNFELICERTSSVTAHKDLPKAIKTADSLYMLAQKPSEKIQSLILSSELYHHAGELKKAICYSENAHSIINQINDPEQMAVVTRLLARQYRQVGLYERSKKYIVKGLEASGRITDFQKSNEAAGLLNQEMAFYEMELGNYSNAIRFIESSLKYFERINSRNENRTAAASYQLLGDVYFKLNDYPVSENYYRKAEGLLKVGSCTLGLVYNGLGGIRLKQKNWKDAELYLKKAEKIADTSRSLTLKKAVYSNINDYYEGMGDNFKASLYAVKYVRTYDSIAARNQSFTMKGVEVSKGKTSKKNGQMNLVKNATIIVLFTLLVGLLVFFRTKQKKQRSKFRNIIRTQLKMISSRSNHPLKQSDGSEFSNISVEEIDEKDSETDRRRNDSLMTSETESKLLELLEDFEKGDLYNNKGMSLSFLAGELNTNTKYLSYVINQHKSADFKSYINRLRIRYIVDKLINDEKYRQYKISILADECGFSSHSKFAAVFKAVTDYSPSAYIKYLDAENQSDKNVHFPEND, encoded by the coding sequence ATGTCTAAAAATATCCTGAAATTTTTGTTTTTGCTGGTAACAGCAGTCCCAATATTCGCTCAGAAAAAAAACAACTTTGAGCTTATCTGTGAAAGAACGTCTTCTGTTACCGCACATAAGGATTTACCCAAAGCGATCAAGACCGCAGATTCTCTTTATATGCTGGCACAGAAACCTTCTGAGAAAATACAATCTCTTATTCTCTCTTCAGAACTTTATCATCATGCCGGCGAGCTTAAAAAAGCAATTTGCTATAGTGAAAACGCCCACTCGATAATCAATCAGATAAATGACCCGGAACAGATGGCTGTGGTAACCCGATTACTTGCCAGGCAATATAGACAGGTAGGGTTGTATGAAAGGTCTAAAAAATACATTGTAAAAGGACTGGAAGCTTCCGGCAGGATTACTGATTTTCAAAAAAGTAATGAGGCGGCAGGACTCCTGAATCAGGAAATGGCTTTCTATGAAATGGAACTGGGCAATTACTCAAATGCAATACGATTTATAGAATCTTCTCTGAAATATTTTGAGAGAATCAACAGCCGTAATGAAAACAGAACAGCTGCTGCTTCCTATCAATTGCTTGGTGATGTCTATTTCAAACTGAATGACTATCCTGTTTCTGAAAATTATTACAGGAAAGCTGAAGGTTTGCTCAAAGTCGGAAGCTGTACGCTCGGATTGGTTTATAATGGTCTGGGAGGAATCCGTCTGAAGCAGAAAAACTGGAAAGATGCGGAACTATACCTGAAAAAAGCAGAAAAAATAGCAGACACCTCCAGAAGTCTTACATTGAAAAAAGCAGTATACTCCAATATAAATGATTACTATGAAGGGATGGGGGATAATTTCAAAGCTTCTTTATATGCTGTGAAATATGTACGGACATACGACAGTATTGCAGCTCGTAATCAAAGCTTCACAATGAAAGGAGTAGAGGTTTCAAAAGGGAAGACCAGTAAGAAGAACGGACAGATGAATCTGGTGAAAAATGCCACTATTATTGTCCTGTTTACATTGTTGGTTGGTTTACTTGTTTTCTTCAGAACGAAACAGAAAAAACAACGTTCAAAGTTCAGAAATATCATAAGAACTCAGTTGAAAATGATCAGCAGCAGAAGTAATCATCCTTTAAAACAATCCGATGGTTCTGAGTTTTCCAATATATCTGTGGAAGAAATTGATGAAAAAGATTCTGAAACAGACCGAAGACGAAATGATTCTCTGATGACTTCCGAAACAGAATCAAAGCTGCTTGAACTTCTTGAAGATTTTGAGAAAGGTGATCTCTATAACAATAAGGGAATGTCTCTGTCTTTCCTTGCAGGTGAATTGAATACCAATACAAAATATCTGTCTTATGTAATCAATCAGCATAAGAGTGCTGACTTTAAATCGTATATCAACCGACTGAGAATCAGATATATTGTGGATAAGCTGATCAACGATGAGAAATACCGACAGTATAAAATAAGCATCCTTGCTGATGAATGCGGCTTCTCTTCACACAGTAAATTTGCTGCAGTTTTCAAAGCGGTCACAGACTATTCTCCATCAGCCTATATTAAATATCTTGATGCTGAAAATCAATCAGATAAAAATGTTCATTTTCCTGAAAATGATTAA
- a CDS encoding DNA-3-methyladenine glycosylase I, protein MSYCLAIEGMQPESRKELHKNYHDHYYGFSIHDDNELFGRLILEINQAGLSWETVLKKEDSFRKAYDHFNIQKIAAYTEEDRERLLNDSGIIRNKLKVNAAIENARTILELQKEFGSFEKWLEHHHPKTLQEWMKLFKKTFKFTGGEIVNEFLMSTGYLKGAHHETCPIHSKVLAQKPLWKRSLDQ, encoded by the coding sequence ATGAGTTATTGTTTAGCAATAGAAGGTATGCAGCCCGAAAGCAGAAAAGAACTGCACAAAAATTATCATGACCACTATTATGGATTTTCAATTCATGATGATAATGAATTGTTTGGAAGGCTGATTCTGGAAATCAACCAGGCAGGCTTAAGCTGGGAAACCGTTCTGAAAAAAGAAGACAGTTTCAGAAAAGCCTATGATCATTTTAATATTCAGAAAATAGCAGCATATACAGAAGAAGACCGCGAAAGACTGTTGAATGACAGCGGAATTATCAGAAATAAATTAAAGGTAAATGCTGCGATTGAAAATGCCAGAACGATTTTAGAGCTTCAGAAAGAATTCGGGTCATTTGAAAAATGGCTGGAACATCATCATCCTAAAACATTGCAGGAATGGATGAAGTTATTCAAAAAAACATTCAAATTCACAGGTGGAGAGATTGTCAACGAATTTCTCATGAGTACCGGATATCTGAAAGGAGCCCATCATGAAACCTGTCCGATACATTCAAAAGTTTTGGCTCAAAAACCTTTGTGGAAGAGAAGTTTGGATCAATAA
- a CDS encoding NAD(P)H-dependent oxidoreductase — translation MKTLVIIIHPDIEKSVINKKWTDELKKYPEKYTVHQLYEAYPDGKINVTQEQKLMESYDKIVFQFPFYWFSSPPLLKQWLDEVVLYGWAYGSNSGFKLAGKKMSLAVTAGIDEEGYSTSGEYKYTMKELFRPYELTFDYIKADYKEPFVYYGIERDSSDEWINRSVPMYLEFLDAL, via the coding sequence ATGAAGACTTTAGTAATTATTATCCATCCTGATATTGAAAAATCTGTGATCAATAAAAAATGGACTGACGAATTAAAAAAATATCCTGAAAAATATACGGTTCATCAATTATACGAAGCTTATCCTGATGGAAAAATCAATGTAACTCAGGAGCAGAAGTTGATGGAATCTTATGATAAAATTGTATTTCAGTTTCCTTTTTACTGGTTCAGCAGCCCGCCACTTTTAAAACAATGGTTGGATGAGGTGGTTTTATATGGTTGGGCGTATGGAAGCAACAGTGGTTTCAAGCTTGCAGGAAAGAAAATGTCACTGGCTGTTACTGCTGGAATTGATGAAGAAGGATACAGTACATCCGGAGAGTATAAATATACCATGAAGGAGCTTTTCAGGCCTTATGAATTGACGTTTGATTATATAAAAGCAGATTATAAAGAACCTTTTGTTTACTACGGAATTGAAAGAGATTCTTCCGATGAATGGATCAACAGAAGTGTTCCGATGTATCTGGAGTTTTTGGATGCTTTATAA
- a CDS encoding CorA family divalent cation transporter yields the protein MPIDTIYRTSQCEWVDVEAPTAEDLKFLHERYEINNLLLEDTMDPNHLPKYEEDGNIKFFLLRESTELERKNLNTISDISTKIGIFLVENTIITIHRMKTRSITEVKKKVSLIQEDLNPQQITLMIAILIMKSFDDESLSLFETMDNIENEIFLKNTNHTSQIRRLYKLKRKSGLNSRVLVISTDAIDKFKLLNLQDSEIVDLKDKHKDVVADFDHLNIQITNLISMFLALSDQKANQVMKVLAIYSIYFLPITFIAGVYGMNFDNMPELHHKYGYFITLGAMATVMISTFIYVRRKQW from the coding sequence ATGCCAATTGATACGATATACAGAACCTCCCAGTGCGAATGGGTAGATGTAGAGGCTCCTACTGCAGAAGACCTGAAATTTCTTCATGAAAGATATGAAATCAATAATCTTCTTCTGGAAGATACCATGGACCCCAACCACCTTCCCAAATATGAAGAGGACGGAAATATCAAATTCTTTCTCCTGCGTGAAAGTACAGAACTGGAAAGAAAGAATCTGAATACCATCAGTGACATCAGTACCAAGATCGGGATTTTTTTGGTGGAGAATACCATTATCACCATCCACAGGATGAAAACCAGAAGTATCACCGAAGTCAAGAAGAAAGTTTCTTTAATTCAGGAAGACCTTAATCCTCAGCAGATCACACTGATGATTGCTATATTGATCATGAAAAGTTTTGATGATGAATCTTTAAGTCTGTTTGAAACTATGGACAATATAGAGAATGAGATTTTCCTTAAAAACACCAATCATACAAGCCAGATCCGCCGCCTTTATAAACTGAAACGAAAATCAGGATTGAATTCACGGGTACTGGTGATTTCTACGGATGCCATTGATAAATTTAAATTATTGAATTTACAGGACTCCGAAATTGTTGATTTGAAAGATAAACATAAAGATGTAGTGGCAGATTTTGATCACTTGAATATTCAGATCACCAACCTTATTTCCATGTTCCTGGCACTTTCGGATCAAAAGGCCAACCAGGTTATGAAAGTTCTGGCTATCTATTCTATTTACTTCTTACCGATCACCTTTATTGCCGGGGTTTATGGGATGAATTTCGATAATATGCCTGAACTTCATCATAAATACGGATATTTTATAACGCTGGGAGCTATGGCTACGGTCATGATCAGTACGTTTATTTATGTAAGACGTAAACAATGGTGA
- a CDS encoding DUF2199 domain-containing protein, translating into MKYICQCCGEEKEDWPAIAYSYPYFYSCLSEEELKNAELSSDLCVVKDPENTHRFIRTVLVQEVNDDCRDLDYGIWVSLSEKSYNEYVENYDNKEFEAEYFGWLSTYLPDYDFQESVPTTVVVNNAIGRPFVYPHQSYEHPFVHDFYNGITKEEAEKRINRILNKE; encoded by the coding sequence ATGAAATACATCTGCCAATGCTGCGGGGAAGAAAAAGAAGACTGGCCGGCAATAGCCTATTCATACCCTTATTTTTATTCCTGCTTATCCGAAGAAGAATTAAAAAATGCTGAACTCAGTTCAGACCTGTGTGTCGTCAAAGATCCTGAAAATACACACCGATTTATCCGCACAGTTCTTGTGCAGGAAGTTAATGATGACTGCAGAGATCTGGATTATGGAATATGGGTTTCATTGAGTGAGAAGAGCTATAATGAATATGTTGAGAATTACGATAATAAGGAATTTGAAGCTGAATATTTCGGATGGCTTTCTACCTATCTTCCGGATTATGATTTTCAGGAAAGCGTTCCTACAACTGTGGTGGTAAATAATGCAATCGGCAGGCCATTTGTTTATCCTCACCAAAGCTATGAACATCCTTTTGTACATGATTTTTATAATGGAATTACAAAGGAAGAAGCAGAGAAAAGAATCAACAGGATTTTAAATAAAGAATAA
- a CDS encoding TQO small subunit DoxD produces the protein MKHTLNSQSSDMAGLYALSLRMVIGWTYFSAFWRRLILENKLIPDEQGYIGEKFNHFLPNALGIKPIIEYLVTHPDALQRSMMIFTIIEAIVGLFIILGLFTRLMSIGIFSLALGILLGSGWLGTTCLDEWQIGVLGVAGGFVLFLTGSGPYSLDYYFMKNNKIFTQKRGFQWLGSGNFPISQPKVLVLAGSLIIFGLTLFTNQYFHGGVWGTLHNKSVKPKLEISNISHTNSDLKFEVYRTEGADVYGSFLIGIHILDKNGNILKALNHQELSELSKENIQNHYVTKVKPGKHSLVIPLGAKADVTLDIDDILQKSEIHALKLIDVSGIEWIERMK, from the coding sequence ATGAAACATACTCTAAACAGCCAGTCTTCGGACATGGCCGGATTATATGCTTTATCCCTCCGCATGGTGATCGGATGGACTTACTTTTCAGCCTTCTGGCGCAGACTTATCCTCGAAAACAAGCTTATTCCTGATGAGCAGGGATATATCGGGGAAAAATTCAATCACTTTTTACCGAATGCACTCGGTATAAAACCTATTATTGAATATCTGGTCACCCATCCTGATGCCTTACAGCGATCCATGATGATTTTCACTATTATTGAAGCTATTGTGGGATTATTCATTATTCTCGGGTTATTTACACGGCTGATGAGCATCGGCATCTTCAGTCTTGCCCTTGGGATTCTATTGGGTTCCGGCTGGCTGGGAACAACCTGTCTTGATGAATGGCAGATAGGAGTTTTAGGAGTTGCTGGCGGATTTGTTCTGTTTCTTACCGGAAGCGGTCCTTATTCACTGGATTACTATTTCATGAAGAATAACAAAATCTTCACTCAAAAAAGAGGGTTTCAGTGGCTTGGCTCAGGAAACTTTCCTATCTCACAACCAAAAGTTCTTGTACTGGCAGGTTCGCTTATCATATTCGGGCTGACTCTTTTTACCAATCAGTATTTCCATGGAGGTGTATGGGGAACCCTGCATAATAAATCGGTAAAACCGAAACTGGAAATTTCAAATATTTCCCATACTAATTCGGATTTAAAATTTGAAGTCTACAGGACGGAAGGGGCCGATGTTTATGGCTCTTTCCTGATAGGCATCCATATTCTGGACAAAAATGGAAATATTTTAAAAGCACTGAATCATCAAGAACTTTCTGAATTGTCTAAAGAAAATATACAGAATCATTATGTCACCAAAGTAAAACCCGGAAAGCACAGCTTGGTAATTCCCTTGGGAGCAAAGGCTGATGTAACTTTGGATATTGATGATATTCTTCAGAAAAGTGAAATTCATGCGCTGAAACTGATTGATGTGAGCGGAATTGAGTGGATAGAGAGGATGAAGTAG